From Canis lupus baileyi chromosome 16, mCanLup2.hap1, whole genome shotgun sequence:
GTGAACAACagattaaaatggaaagaatcttggaaaaaaaaaaaggaaagaatcttaaCAGTGCTAATGTCATTCTCACTAATGGGAAAGATCAAAGGCTAGTCTCAGCTCTACTGTCTACAGATATCATCCCATTCCCTCACTCACCATCTCCACTCTCCCTCAAAAACAGGTCTGTCCctctatttcaaaatataactGTAAGCCGAGAAACTATTAAACTCAGCATAGGTCAAATTATTCCATTGTCCTCATTAATATCTGTGAATCAATTCCAGTGTAGTTATAACTGGTTGGATGGGTCTGGGCAAGTGGTTTGATTAGAGTCCagagtgtccttttttttttttttttttaagatttatttatttattcatgatagagagagtcagagacacaggcagagggagaagcaggctccatgccgggagcctgacgcagaacttgatcctgggactccaggatcgtgccctgggccaaaggcaggtgccaaaccaccgagccacccagggatcccccagagtgTCCTCTTTTTGTGAAATTGTGATAGTAGTACCTGGTTCGCCAGGGTACTTGATGAATTAAATGAATGCCTTTGGAGCAGTCTGAGCTCCTCAGAGATCAGTTCCATATACAGAAGACTTTGCGACCTGCCGGCAACTGCAGATTTTGCAAATGTAACCTAGGTTCAATCACTTGCAGGGGGTTTCTTATTAAGTAAGATcaggctagggatccctgggtggctcagcggttgagcacctgcctttggcccaggacatgatcctggaggtcccagaatcgagtcccacatcaggctccccgtgtggagcctgcttctccctatgcctctcatgaataaataaagtcagaaagaaagaaaagaaaagaaaagaaaagaaaagaaaagaaaagaaaagaaaagaaaagccaggcTATTGGCATAAACAGCCATCACCTCCAACAGCTTGGAGGCTCTAGTAAACAGATCCTGCACAAAGCAATCTCTGGGCATCCTGTCTCATCACTCTGTACAATTTTCTGTCTTCACTTAAAGAGGTCTCCAGGGGCCTCTTCTAAGCCCATAGGAAAATTAACTTATTAACCCTTCGGCAGAGTACTACCTGCTAACAAGGTTAACCCATATTTCCTCAGGAGCAGTATGAACTAGCAATTAGAGCAAGGGGCCGCCGCTCTAACTACCGCACTAGGCTGCGCTCCGCAGCTTTGCTCAAAGCAGGCTACCTACGAATGGCTCGTTAAGACGTTCAAGTGTGTGTCCCCCCAACACGGACACCACCAAGCCCTCTGGGCATTGCAGGAATAGGGCAGACCTCTGTCATGCCTTTTTAGATTCTTCTCACTTCAAACATTCTGCCCGGGCGAGGAAGCCACTTCTCAAACACACGGTCACAGCCCTGAAGCTTGTGCGCGTACGCTCGGCGGCACCCACCGCTCCCGGAGTTCCCCTCCACGGAGGCACAGGGGGCCCGGAGTCCCCGCGGCGCGCGGCCCCACCACGACCTCCCCAGGTCGCCGCTGCATGTCAGCCGGAAGCACTGGGCTGCCGCGTCCCCGGAGCCCGCGGGGCCGGGAGCGGACCCGAGCAGACGCCGCCGCGCGCAGGAGCGGGAGGAggcgccgggcgggggccggggagccCTGCTGGGGAAGGGGCGTGATCGCGGAATGCTCGCGGCAAGGGCGAGCCCAGGCGCGAGCTGCCAGGCGACGCGGCCGCACACCCCTGGGAGCGGAGGGGGGCGGAGTGGGGCGGAGAGGGGGCTCGAGGGCAGGCAGAAGCGGCCGCGGCTACTCACTCAGCCAGGACTCCAGGCTCTCCCCTTCCGCCTCCGCCATATTGCAGCCGCCCGGGCCGGCCCAGCGGCCTCAAACCTCGCGAGAGCCTGCAAGCGTCgagccggggcggggcctgcatGGGGGCCTGAGAGGAGAGAGCCCCGCTGCAGAGGGTCACGTCGGGCTGCGGCGGATAAGGAGACGTCGAATGTTTCCTTCTGGCTCTTGCCTGTGGACCTCGGAGTGAGAGACTCTCAACGCTCGGATTAATGGAGTGACGTACAGGTTCAGGACCCTGCGGAGCCTTTTCCCCGTCTCCCGTCTACTCGCTCAGGCACGCCAGGGGCAGCCTACGCGGGGTCCTCGTGGCCAGCCAAGATGGCGGCCCCCGCGGTGAAGGCTGCGGGAGGGTGGCCGATCCTGGCGCTGAGCCTGCGGAGTGGTGTCCGGCGGCTACCAGGGTGAGAGGACGGCAGGAAGCTGGGGTGCCACCTGGGACTTCACGGAGAGACCTGCAGGGAAGGAAAGGGCCACGGGCAGGCCCGCGGGAGCCTGCAGAGAGCTCGGGGGCTAGGATACCTCGGCCCAAACCTCTGAATTGGCTGCGTGACTTTGGGCCAAAGATTGTCTGTCCCCCGCCCGACGGGGCTTAGGGACTGTCCCGCGCCCGACAGTGTTCTGAGTCGAAGCTGAAAGCGCGGTCTTACTAAAGAGTTCAGAGCTGCGGGTGGGGCCGGGGGAGGCGGAGATGCTTAGGCGGGGCGCCTGTCCTGAGGTTCAGGAACCTCGCCTGACCGTGGGAACTTGACGAGGCGGCTTTCCCGGTGTTTTGGGGGAGAGGCCCACCCACCTCTTAGGACAAGAGCCAGAATGGTTACGTTCAGGTTTGCCTagcggtctctgcctctctccctcgtCGGCGGGTTGGCAAACACGCCCATTGTTAAGTCAAGTCTTTCCGCGTGTGGAGTCACCTTTTGGCgaccttttcctcttcctcctcaggcTAACCCAGGTGAGGTGGAGCCGCTATGGTCCCGAATACAAGGATCCACGGATTGACAAGGAGTATTACCGTAAGCCGTTGGCAGAGTTGACGGAGGAAGAGAAGTATGAACAGGAACTCAGGAAGACTCAGCTTATCAAAGCTGCTCCAGCAGCGAAAACAAGCTCTGTGTTTGAAGACCCCGTGATCAGGTTAGATGGAAGCAAACACTTTTGTTCCTCGGACTAGGACTATACCAGGGAGGGCCTGCAGTAAGGATTCTGTGATACAGCCTGGGAAAcctaaacattttgtttttcttcttgaagtAAATTCACCAACATGATGATGAAAGGAGGAAACAAAGTACTGGCCAGATCCCTCATGATGCAGGTAAACAGCACGTCTCTCCGGTCTCCATGCTTATAGCTTTGTACTCGGCTCTTTCAGCTTAGCATAAAAAAGAACAggttcaggggcacttgggtggctcagaggttgagtgtctgtctttggctcaggtcatggtcctgggatcgagtccgtaTCAggatctccacagggagcctgcttctccctcggcctgtgtctctgcctctctttctgtgtctctcatgaataaatgaaattttggaaaaaaaaaaaaaaacttcacgtATCTGCCATTAGAATTACCGTCCCTGtatggggtgcccaggtggcacagttggttaagcatctgactttggatCTCAGCCcaggttttgatctcagagtcgtgagtttgagtcccgcatgaggcttcatgctgggtgtggagcctacttaaaaaaaaaaaaaaagaaaaagaccctagtatgtatgtatgtatgtatgtatgtatgtgtggagGTGGTGGCTTCAGTGAAGTCCTTCAGGAGTCAGGAACCACCATTCACTCCCCCAAACACAAATCTCAGCCTACTGCTCTCGTCCTCTTCCAGGAAAGAGGGAGGCACTTAAGAACTTTGccttaggggcagccccggtgccgcctgaagcccggggtgtgatcctggagaccctggatcgagtcccacgtcaggctccctgcatggagcctgcttctccctctgcctgtgtctctgcctctctctctctctgtctctatgaataaataaataaaaatcttaaaaaaaaaacaaaaacaaaaaactctgccTTAGAAGTGCTGAGAGAGGAGCCTCACTCTTGTAGAAGAACAGGATGATAGGAGTAGAAGGCAAGGTACTAGCTCAGCTGGATAAACCTTTCAGGGAGTCTGGGGCAGCATCTTCCAATATTTCTCTCTGCAGACTCTTGAAGCTGTGAAAAGGAAGCAGTTTGAGAAGTACCATGCTGCTTCTGCAGAGGAACAGGCCACCATCGAACGCAACCCCTATGTCATCTTCCACCAAGCACTGCAAAACTGTGAACCCGTGATAGGGCTGGTACCCATCCTCAGAGGGGGCCATTTTTATCAGGTGAGCAGTCAGGGCTGGAAGCAGGGCTGCCCACCCATGAGACAAGATGGTAGGGGTGGGCTGGGGAATGCTTGGGAGTGGGAGGGCCCAGAGTTGGGTCAAGATTGAATTTTATAGGGACCAGGTTCTGTCACAGTCTGCTCACCTGAGTCCTAGTGTAGAACTCAACAGGCAGAGGATAGAAAAGAGAGCAAAGAAGTATCCAGATTACCTTTTCTggatgcccccacccccccaccccggttcTGTCCACTGTGCTGTGTTGTAAATTGTCAGCTTCTTCTGAAGGACTATGTGTAGAACTTGTCTTTATACACCCACGTCTAGAGCTTGACCCATGACTCATGTTTTGACACCATTTCTTAGATTGAATGAGGCTCTATCACAGCTTTTACTTCTGTGTCAGTGTTACAAGTGGGTGTTCTAATCTGCTTTTTTAATGTAGCGTGGAGACCCTCATTAACATCTGTGTCCCTAGGGTCTGGCATGGTAGCTGGCATATAGTAGTGGTCTAGCAAACACTTACTGACAAGAGCGTCTTGTTTTTAGGCACCCCTGATCTGAGTTGGCTAAGTCACCCCAGTTTGATGGGGCTTTTCCCAGTTGATGTTCATATCAACCTAGGTGAGCTTTCATTTAGAGGTGAGCAAGGTCTTTGCTTAATGAGCATCTGTGCAATGAATGCCTCTATGTCTGTTGCACTGAGATCTGCCGGGAGTGAGGGGGACTCACAAAGGAGAAGCCAAGCCCCTCTCCTCAGGAGCATTGTCAGTGCTAGCTCAGAGGGAACCTGTGGCTACTCCTTAGAGCtcaaggaggagggaggctgCAGCCCTGACAAATTGTTGGACTAACTTGCCCACGTCTTGTCCAGGTCCCTGTGCCACTTGCTGATCGGCGTCGTCGCTTCTTGGCCATGAAGTGGATGATTAAGGAGTGCAGGGAGAAGAAGCACCGGCGGATGCTGATGCCAGAGAAGTTGTCACACGAGCTGCTGGAGGCTTTTCACAACCAGGGCCCTGTGATCAAGAAGAAGCATGACATGCACAAGATGGCTGAGGCCAACCGTGCCCTGGCTCACTACCGCTGGTGGTAGAGGTGCTCCACTGCAAGAAATAATGGGAGCCACTATCCCAGTGAAAATCACCTGCTGGCTAAGTAGTTCCTTTTTAAGGGCAGGCCAGCCTAAGGGTGGAATAATGTATTTATGCCTGTTAGTCCTTTGTTTGGGGGGCTGGACGTGCCTTTCCTGCTCTATCTCCTCACAAAGAGGAGACATCAATCTGGATTTCCCCCAGGAACTTAGGGCCTATCCAGCTTCTCTCTCAATTCAGGGTAGAACTTGGAATGATAGGAAAGGAAGCAGTTTTAATATTAGAAACGATTTATTAGAAAATTCTCGCCCTGAACTGGTGTAGCATGTGATATGGAAACTGCCATTTACTAAAATTGACTGGAAATACATTCGTTTCCAAAGTGGTCCTtgtacaaaatgtataaaaagcaGCTTCTGGGGTGACTTGTGCTCTGCCCCTCAATATCCCAAAATATCCCACCAGTAGCTCTGGgtacccattttacaaatggggaagctgaggcaccAAGCTGGCTCTTGCACTGGTGGTTACACAGTGCAGTGGGTGTTAGAAGCTGCCTTTCTCTGCATGGCCCAGGCTGGAGGTGATGGGGTAGAGGTTGATGGGACGGTGAGGGCAGGTCTGTGTGGTGTCTTCCCCAGTCCCTGAATCCAGGAGAGAAGGTGCTCAGGGCAGGACCACCATGTAAGTGAGGAACTTCTCAGGAGCCACTGAAGGTCTGCAAGGGACAGTCTTTGGGAGAGTCAGGGAGTTGGGTAGGTGAGAGGCCTGTGCTGCTGGTGAGGCAGCCTGAGCTGGAGGCCTAGTCGGAGACCTCACTGTAGTAATACTTGTGGGCAGCCGGGGTCGTCTTCCAGCCAGCTGCCCGAAATTCGATGATTTCAAGCAGCAGCAGCTGGGCCAGGGAGCTGAGGCCGCTGGGGAGCAGGAAGCCGTCCCGGATCAGGACAAAGAGCTCATCCATGCGCTGTCGGTTCATCTTCTCCAGCTGCTCCCCTACCCGGTGCAGCTGCAGCACCAGGCAGTCCACCTGCAGGGGGCGGGAGATGTGATCCCCAGGGTGGTGCTAGCCCATCACAGCTGCTGCGCGCAGGCCCCCTACGCCTTCCCTGGTCATGCTCACACCACCTGGTGGGTGTTAGCCACATCTTCCATTAATGGAGACAAGTTCAGGACTCCCGTGAGCTCTCCTGGGCTGGACTGGATGCCAGGCCTGTCTCTAAGCTGCCACTTAACCCAggctttctgcccctccccggccctgccAGACTGCCTTTCTGGGCCATCTGTATCCACAGCTGGATTCCGATCACAGGATGGCTTTCCTACTGGGAAGAAAGCGTCTGAGCCTGAAGGTTTGGCCTGCTCTCTGTTCTGGATAAATTCCAGGTCTGGCAGCTTGTCCTGGAACTGAGACAGGCCTTGAATATCCCCACCAGGCTCCTGCCTTAGGAAGTTGGTGCTCTCGGATGCCTCCACAGACAGTGGGCTGGTATTCTGAGCCGAGCCAGGGCTTGCCCCTCCACAGCTGTCAACCCGGAtcacccacctcctcctccttgctcAGACTGTCGGGCTGGGCCAGCCGGAAGAGGCAGTCGTACACAGGGTTCACCAGGGCCATCATGGGCATGTTGTTCACCTGTAGGGGGAGAGCAGGGGGTGTGCAGAGCCCTGGCTTAGTGGCTGAAGGAGATAGGCTGTCTCTGCTGCACAGGGTGGCTACCAGGGCCTCACCCTCAGGTAGTCAAAGATGTTGCAGATAAAGGTGACATAGCAGACCCAGCCCTGCAGGGACCGGGCTCGCAGCTGCTCCCGAGCCTGGTACTCCTGCTGCAGCCGGTTGAGGAGTCCCCGTCGGAAGACACTCTGgcctgcttgcttgctctcaGCCTGTGAGCCAGGGAAAGGAGGGTGAGCCGGAGGCGGTGCCATGGTGGGCCCCCCTCCCAGCTTCAGTGGCTGAGGACCCTCTTGTCTGACTCCACCTCTCAGGGAAGCCGTTTGCTCCTGTCCTGCCAGCAGCCAGACCTGCCCTCTGCTTCAGCCTTTCCCAAAACGTCTCTGCGTTTCTGCAGTCCCAGCCCACCTGAATAATGGCATAGCACATGCGTCCTGCTTCTTTGCTGAACACGCAGTCCTGCAGAGAATGGTCCACGATCACGTTGGCCACCTTTTCCAAGTCCACAGCACCTGGCTCTAGGGCAGAGATAGGTGGGAAGTCTAGAGTTGCTGCTGAATTACTACATTTGTCTCCACGTGCTTCTAGTTTGAGATGTTTTCAAAGGAGCCACCCCCCATGATATGCTTACATTTAAAGAGACCAGAAAACACCAGGAGAAGTAACCACACAGGAGCAGCTGGTGGCTGGGTTATGCCGCTGTTGGAGACTAATCACAGAACGCTAGTTTTCTTAGGGCACACATTCCCTGGCACTAAGATTGCGGAAGGAGCACAGAATAACGATGTGTTTGACAGCAATTTCACAGAAGAAAGTGTtcttacaacacacacacatgaaccCCTAACAAGAGCGGGCCAGGCAGGGCCTCCCCAGCAGGCTTAGCTTGGCATGTGATGGGCATTACTAATTGTTAGCTGAGTCAAACTTCTGTTCTGAGTGCTGCAGAAGGCACTGGTCCAGGACAATTACTGCCTCTCCTCTGCCAAGCAGAGTGCTCCATCCTCTGTCCCGAGTCAGCCAGCTCTGCACATTCAAGGCCACCTGCTGTGGCAACTTGGAAGCCAGGTCCAATGTAAGCGCTTAGGAGACAAGAACTCCGTTCTCTGTGCTCCATCCCCCTTTCATGGGTccttaaaccttaaaaaatggcTTTGCTGCCCTAGAGGCGACTCTATGATTCATTCTTTCAATTACTGGCCTCAGTGTAGCTTGTCCTGCCGTCCAAGAGTGACTTTGCTGACTCCTGTTCTCAGAAAGCAAAGGGTTGGATGTTCCCAGGCTCAGACCTCCAGGCCCATCCCACTGGCCCCATCCCTACAGCTCAGGAGGGCTCCCATGCTCACCTTTGAGTGCTGTCTTCAGCAGCTGCTGAGTCTCTGCATCAAAAGACTGGATTTTATACTCCTCTCTACCAGGCTCCCCCATGACCATCCAGCCCCCACAGCTCTTTACAGAGGAGGGACTAATGACAGCacctgggaaggagaggggaagggagaggcctCAGGTGTGCAGCGCAGGGCCTGGTTTCTACCTTGCAGGCCCCGGCCAGGGCTAGCCAGGGCTGGCCAGCGCTCGGGACAGGTGCTCCCGGCCAGTCCATTGCCTTGGGTGGTTGGCTGAGGGCCCAGGAAGCTTGACTTCTGGTGGAGACTGGGCACCAGCCAGGCACCTGCTGCTGTTTAGAACTCCTGTAGCTTCTGGGGTTACACAAGAGGTGAAGGTGGACGTGCCTACCCTTCAATTTCCATAGGAGGTAGAGTTATTCTTGATACCCAGGCTGGGGGGAGGTGCACTGCGCTGGGGGTGTTGGTAGGGGGCATATCAGACGGCTCCCTGCCTTTCCGGAAGCCCGCCTGGAAGCTGCTCGCCCAGCGCGACTTCCAGAGAGTGACAGGGCCGAGGGCTCGGGACACGTCCATCCCAGCAGGGTTCCACTCGCCCCGCCCCGACTCATCCCTGGGCTGTAGTCAGAATCCTCAGTCCCAAACCCGGCCGGCAGCCCTCGGCCTGGCCTGTGCGGGCGGGTGCGGGGCTGATCCGCTCCGGTCCGGGCCAACTTCTCCCCGGGACAGACCGGGTAAACTGGCCTCCCGAGCGGCAGAAACCCGACCCTGCCCACTCAGGACTCCACACTCGGGAGCTCCATCCTGGAGCCTTCCTCCTAAAGACGAGGGGAGCCGGTGACGCGTCTCCGGCAGTCCCCGTTGGAGTCCCCTCTCCGGACGCGGTGCCTCCCCCCGAGTCCAAGGACGACCTCGGGCATCTCCAAAGCCGGGCGGCTTCCCCAAGCCCGGAACCCCCTTCCGGGTGGCGCAGCGCAGCCGTCCGGGGTCCCGCGGGCGGGCGAGGCCGTGCGAGCGCCGGGACCCACCTGCCGGGCCGGCGCCGCGCCCGCGGGCCCAGAGGCCGCTCGACGGGCATGGTGCGCGCCCCCGGTCCGCCGCGCTGCAGGGCTGGGGCGGCCGGTCGGGCCTCGCCGCCGCTTAGGTCATTTCCgagcgcggcgcggggcggggccagcgcggggcggggccagcgcggAGGGCGGGGCCGCCCCGCCAGCGCCCCCTGCCGGAGTCCCGGCGACGCTGTCCTCCCCGCGCGTGCTCCCGAGGTCCGGGGGGCGCCGGGAAGGCCCGCGACGCCGCCCGCAGCGAGTCCTCACTCGAGTCGGCCGCGCCGCGCCGGACCCGCTCCTCCGCCCAGAGGAAGCCCTCGGTCGCCGGCGGCGGGGCCCCCTCCCACGCCCGGGGCTCAGGTTAGAACAGGATGGAAAGAGACtgggcggggcggcgggaggaCAAGGAGGGCTGGCCCGTCACTTCCACCTTCCGCGCGAGAGAAGGCAATGGGACCCCTAAGGGCTGGATCgtccccccaccctctcctccaAGTACAAACCGTACTGCTCAGGTTGAAAATCAGCGGACcagggccgcccgggtggctcagcggttgggcgcctgccttcagcccagggtatgatcttagggtcctgggatcgggtcccgaattgggctccctgcgtggcgcctgcttctctctctgcctctttcatgagtaaataaaaataaaaaataaaaataaaaataaaaaaaaaacataacggACCAGCCCCCAAGTAGGATCCCACCCCGCCAGCCTGCCAGCCGGGAGGTGCTGGGAGTGACCGTGAAGTTGGACAGGCCCTGGCTCGGTTGCgcctggggctggggaagagGCGCGggcccagcagctgagggccatCCCTGAGGTCAGCCCTGGGTGACGAGGGCAACCAGAAGGGGCTGGAGGAGCAGTGCCTCTTCCCATCACACAGACCTGTCCACGGCGGTTAAAAGGGCTGCTTGAGGTGGACACGAGCACATGCAGAGAATAAAGTTTACTTCATTCCACCAAAGTGGAATTTCTTAATACATTCTGGTAGCTGCTTTCCTGCAGCCCCAAACCCTGTGGGTGTTGGAGCACCCCCTACCCACAGCCTGGACCTTCATAATCAGCAGCCAGGAGCAGGGAAGCTTCAGGATTCAGGGTCTCAGATATGTCATAAAGCCCCAGGCCAGAGGCTATGACATCACACAGGCCTGCTCCCACACGGAGGGGAGGGTGAAGTCCTGCAGGGGGCTCTGGCGCTCCTCCATCCTGGCTCCCCTGGTAGAGCAAGCCAGCAGGCCAGGCTTCCCCAGGGGGTGCGGAGTGGGTGGAAAGGGTGGTGGTTGTGTTCTGTACATCTGTCTCCCCCACCGCCTCACTGCAGTTTCTCCTCTGTGCCCAGATGAGTAGCTGTCGTGAGTTCCCGTGCTGACAACCCCCACTCCTGGCACCAACCACCCTCAGCAGGCTGGTTGCCCAGGCCTTTCCTTCTACCACCGCCTTCACAAGGCTGCTTCAGAGCTGGGGCCCCTCTGGGGTGACAGAGGACACACATAGCACCATGCTGAGCCCAGGAGGGGGGACCCTGGGTGGGCAGCTGATGCCAGCTGACCCAGCTGTAAGGCTCCCGCCCCTACTCTGGGGAGAGGAGTGAAAAAGACCACCCCCTTTACCCACAGGTCCTGCCCATGAGCACAGCCCACTTCCTGCCAGCCGCCAGGATGTTTTCCCCAGAGGCCCTCAGCTATGCTCCATCCACCCAGGGGAGGGAGAACAGCCTGAGCCAGACTTCATAGACAGGATGATCTGGGCATCAAGTGACCAGTTCTTCCTCCCAGAGCCAGAAGCAAAGCTGTGTGAGGGATACAAGTGCTTAGAAAAATGGAATCTGAGGAAGGCAAGGGTTCCTTCCTGCATACTTTGTGAGGAGGGATGTGGTGCAGAAGGGAAGATGGAGTGAGATAAGGAAGGTGCTTGTAGCTTCGGGTGTGTTAAATTAGCTGGTGGGGCCATGAGCGCACGTGAGGACCGGGGCCACGCCAAGGGCCCAACCCCAACCCTCAGGCTCCAGCTGAAGTCCCCAGAGCCCGGACAGATGTCTGGGCAGAGGGGCTAAGAAGTGCAGGGTGGCAGCTGCTGCCTCTACTTCAAGCACAAGCCTCACAGAGAAACCAGCTCCAGCGCCCTCTGACTGGCGTGGCTGCGTCCCcacagatcgagtcccgcattctCCCCGAGAAAGCCCTTGCCCTTCTAGTGACGGCAGAGCAGGCGCCGGGAGAGGGGAGCGGGTGCGGGCAGCAGCTCTAAGTCTGCCTTCCTTCTGGAGGCAGCCCTGCCTGCCCCGGGGCTAGCTGTCCGCCTTCTTCATGTGGTGGAAGAGGTTACAGAAGAGCTCATACCAGAAGAACACGAAGCCGGTAGCGAGAGCGGCCTTCAGCAGGCTGGGGGACAGGCCCTTGAAGAAGCCCCTAGGGCCTTCCTCCCTCAGCACCTGCCGGGCACAGTCCAGGAGGCCCTTATAGCTGCGGACCTGCCAGGGAAGAGGACAGAAGAGGTGATTAGCagacgcagacacacacacacacacacacacacacacacacacacacgctggcTCTTCGGTCAGCCCCACACCTGGCACGTCACAGCTCCCGATGAACACCTGCCGGACAAAGCCATGAATGCTGAAAGGCCAGAGGAGTtaacctttcctttctcttccaggtGGCCTGGTAAttcataagtcttttttttttttttttttaatttatttatgatagtcagggggcggggggcagagacataggcagagggagaagcaggctccatgcagggagcccgacgtgggattcgatcctgggtctccaggatcgtgccctgggccaaaggcaggcgctaaaccgctgcgccacccagggatccctggcctggTAATTCAGACTTAACAGGTGAGGTGCCTGGAAATCAGCACTGGACAGAGCTCCTACTGACTGGGCCTCCTGAGGACctttttctggggcacctggggggcttggtgaagcgtctgcctttggctcaggtcatgaccccagagtcctgggttcgagccccgcatcgggctccctgctcagcagggtgtctgcttctccccctgcccttccctctgctcctcctctctcaaataattttttaaaagattttatttatttattcatgagagacacacagagagacgcagagacacaggcagagagagaaaaacaggctccctgcagggagcccagtttgggactcgatcccaggaccccgagatcatgacctgtgacgaaggcagatgctcaaccactgagccacccaggtgccctgaaataaaaaatcttttaaaaaaggactctTTCCCCTATCCCACCTGGTCCCCCCTTGGGCAGTAGATCTGGATCGGACTCCTGTTGGCTTTGGGCCCCAGTCTGTCCTCAGTTAGCCACATGCTGCTGCCAGACTCACATCCCCAAATCTCAACTCCCCTCAAACCTCGCTACCTTCAAATCTCCACTAACCCCCATGATGACAATAACATTATAACAAATCaagtggcacctggctggctcagtcccagagtatgggactcttgatctcagggttaggagTTCAAATCCCATGCTGGatgtagactttaaaataaaataaaatccaagctcTGTAGCCTGGTGTTCAGGGCATTGCTCCATTTGGCCTCAACTTCCCTCCCTAATCTGCCCTCATTCCCCACCAGTCCTCCCACCAAACCCGCCACGCAGTCTGTTAGGACCaaggcctctctcctctgtcctggCCTCTCACTGAATCTCCCTATGCAAATTTGAACCATTCCTGCAGGACAAGTTCATAAATGGAAAAAGGAGGGCATACAACCTTGTATACACCCTGTATTTGATACAAAGTACCCGTGTATGTt
This genomic window contains:
- the MRPS7 gene encoding small ribosomal subunit protein uS7m, with the protein product MAAPAVKAAGGWPILALSLRSGVRRLPGLTQVRWSRYGPEYKDPRIDKEYYRKPLAELTEEEKYEQELRKTQLIKAAPAAKTSSVFEDPVISKFTNMMMKGGNKVLARSLMMQTLEAVKRKQFEKYHAASAEEQATIERNPYVIFHQALQNCEPVIGLVPILRGGHFYQVPVPLADRRRRFLAMKWMIKECREKKHRRMLMPEKLSHELLEAFHNQGPVIKKKHDMHKMAEANRALAHYRWW
- the MIF4GD gene encoding MIF4G domain-containing protein, whose translation is MVMGEPGREEYKIQSFDAETQQLLKTALKEPGAVDLEKVANVIVDHSLQDCVFSKEAGRMCYAIIQAESKQAGQSVFRRGLLNRLQQEYQAREQLRARSLQGWVCYVTFICNIFDYLRVNNMPMMALVNPVYDCLFRLAQPDSLSKEEEVDCLVLQLHRVGEQLEKMNRQRMDELFVLIRDGFLLPSGLSSLAQLLLLEIIEFRAAGWKTTPAAHKYYYSEVSD